The window GGATACGCCGCTCGGCTGGGTGATCGAGCTCGCCGGTCCGGCGCATCCGCAGACGATCGCGCTCAACAATGAATCGACCCGCGAGGCCATCGAAAAGGAAAAGGCGATCGAGTTCGCGCAGGTCAACGGCCGCAAGTGGAAAACCGAGGATGAGACGGTCGCCGATCGGCGCCGGCAGAACGTGACAAAGGTCTGCCGGCGCATCGTCGGATGGTCGCCAAATCCGACCTTCAAGACGGTTTCGCCGGATCCGATCGCGTTCTCGATCGAGAGCGCCGTCGACCTGTTTCTGCGGCCTGAGCTCGGCAGCTTCTTCGTCCAGGTGACCGACTACCTGACGAGCGAGCGGGCTTTTACGAGGCCCTCAAGTCAGACTTGAGGGCTTTCGCCGAGCGCAGCTTCCTGCTGTCCTCGAGGGCCGGCGACGCCGGCGAGACCTATCGGCAGGTCCTCGAGGGCCTCGTCCTGCGGACGCGAGATCCAGAGCGCAGGGCCGAGCGGGAAGCGATCCTGACCGTCCCGCCGATCCCGCGGGCGCTGAGCTATCTCTGGCGCATCTATGACCGGCTGCGCCGGCGCAAGGGCGGCAACGGCTTCGCGCTGTCGCCGATCGAATGGCAGGACATCGACGCTTTCCTGCGTCGGACACAAACCGACCTGGCTCCGTGGGAGCTCGAGATCCTCGAAATGCTCGATGATCTCTATCTGGTCGATTACTCGAAACTGCAGACGGAGGAGTGATGGCCGACCAGGTCGTGACCGAGCTCGTCATCGATGCGAACACGCAGGGCGCATCCGATTACGAGCGGGCGATGGACAGTGCCGCCGGCGCCGCGCAGCGCGGCACGGACGCGGCAACCGGCTTTAACGTCGGCCTGGTCGCGCTCGGCGCCGGCGCCATCGCGGCGGCGGCCACGGTCAACAAGGCGCTGGACTATATCGTCAGCTTCAACAAGTCGCTGGCCGACCTGTCCTCGCTCGCCGATCGCGTCGGGCTTTCGCTCAAGGATCTGCAGGGTATCCAGTTCGGCGGCCAGATCGCCGGGCTGACCGAAAGCCAGATCAATGCGGGCCTGGAAAAGTCGGCGCAGCTGCTCAACGACGCGCAGCGCAACGCTAACTCGCTGTCGAAAGAGTTCGACGCCAACGGCATCAGCCTGCGCAACGCAAACGGGCAGCTGATTAGCCAGAACCAGCTGCTGCAAATCGCGGCCGACCTGGTCAGCCGCGCGCGCAGTCCGCAGGATGCGACCGCGATCGCGCAGATGCTCGGCTTTACCAAGGAATGGGTGCCGCTGTTGCAGCAGGGCGCCGGCGCGATGGCGGATCTCGGCAACCAGGCGCAGGCCGCCGGCGCCGTCATTGACGACGAGACGGTCAAGCGCGCCTCCGATTTCGATGCGGAATGGCGCAAGAGCTCGGTCCAATGGTCGCTCTACATGAAAGCAGCGTTCGCGGATCTGCTGCCGTTCCTGGATGACCTGATCGAGCGGGCGGCCAAATTCATCAAGTCGATCGACCGGGACGCGATCGAGAAGGCGGCAAACGAGCAGCTCGACGCCCTGTCCGGCGCTGTCGGCGGGCCTGGTACAAACCAGACGGTCGGCATCCGGATCGGGATCACGCCGGAAACCGAGCGCGCGCTGTCGGATTTCAAGAATGCGTCGGTTTTCTCGCTCGACTTCTGGGAATCGGCCGGCCGCATCTTGAGCTCGTCGGTTGAGCGCATCAGGCCGGAGGATATCAAGTGGTACGCCGGGACGGGCGCCTCGATCACCGACACCAGTAACGCGCAAAACGAGTTCGCCTGGCAGGGTCAGGCCGCGTCGCTCAAGTCGATGCAGGCGGGCCTGACCGGCCTGCAGTTCGGCCGGCCGTCCAATGTGGCGGCGCGGGGCGATGTGGCCGCAGATCCCGTCGATCGCGCCATCAACTCGCTGCGGAAGCATACCGAGACGCAGGAGGCCGATACCAAGGCGGTCGGGCTCGGCGATGCCGCGCTCGCGTCGTTCCGCGCAACGGCCGCCGAGACGTCGGCAGTGCAGGCGAATGGCGGCAAGGAAACGGCGGCGCAGGCCGCGCAGTTCGCCGCGCTGCGCGATCGCGCGGCTGCTGCCGCCGACGCCCTGGCACGGGCCAAGGTGGGCTCGCAGATCGATTTCAGCGGCAAGACGGCGTTCCTGTCGCCCGACGACGTCGCGATCGCCTCGCAGCTCAAGGGGATCTATGGAAACGACGTGCCGGCCGCGCTGGACAGCACGTATGCGGCGGCGATCCGCACCAACAATGCCCTTAAGGGGATCGCGTCCTCGATCGAGGGCGACCTGGTGAACGGCCTGACCGATATCACGACGGGCGCCAAGTCGGCCGGCCAGGGCTTTACCGATATGTCGAATGCGATCGTCAAGGCGATCGAGCAGATGATTATCAAGATCACGATCGTCGAGCCGCTGATGCGGTCGCTGCAGTCGGCGGCCGGCGGCCTCGGCCTGTTCTCGCTTGGCGGCGCGTCTGCCGGCGGCGCGACGTCGTCGACCGGCTTTAGCGGCGGCCTCTACCACACGGGCGGCATCATTGGCTCCGAGCCGACGTCGATGCGTTATATCCATTCGACCTATTTCGATGATGCGCCGCGCTTCCACACTGGCGGCATCGCCGGCGACGAGGTCCCGATCATCGCCAAGCGCGGCGAGGGCGTCTTTACGCCGGGTCAAATGGCCGCGCTCGGTGCCGGTGGGAGCGGAGGCACGCCGCCGCAGGTCACCATCAACAATTACACGGATGCGACGCCGAGCGTCGAGCAGGCGCCGAACGGCGACATCACAGTTACGCTGCGCAAGATGGTCGACGGCGCGGTCGGGGACTCGCTGTCGACCGGCACTGGCCGGCGCGTGCTCGGCGACCAGTACGGCGTCAAACCGTTCACGGGGCAATAATCCAATGGCATTGCCGGCTTTCCCGATCGCAAACGCCGTCATCCTCAAAGAGGGTTTCGGTCTGCAGCGCATGCGCGATCCGATCGCGACCGATATGGAGCAGGGCAACACACGCCAGCGTCCGCGACCTGGCGACAATGTCGGCACAGTGACGCAGACGGTTCGGTTCTATGCGGCCGACTATGACACGTTCGTCGAGTGGGTTAAGACGACGCTCAACCTCGGAACGGCGCGCTTTACCATCGACGTCTGGCTCGGAACGTCGCTGGCGAACAAGGTCTGCCAGTTCATCAAGCCTGGCACGTCCCTGATCGCCAGCTGGCCGAATCCGGGGCAGGTCGACGTCCGCATGACGCTCCGGGTTTACGACGTCTAGCCATGCCGACGCACAATGAAGCGCTCCTCGAGGCCTATGCCTCCTGTCCGCCAAGCGCGCGGATCTATTACACGCTCGAGCTCTGGCAGTCGTCGTTTGACCAGCCGGCGCGGGTTGTCGCCAATGTCGGCGACGATATGGCCTTTGGGCTCGAGGCGGGCGCGCCGCGCAACGCCGGCGAGACCGTGACATTCATCGCGTGTCCGTTCCAGGCCGGCTATCCCGAGCAGAAGGAAGGCCAGCCGCCGTCGACCACGATCAAGATCGACAACGTCAACCGCGAGCTGGTGCCGAAGATCCGCGCGGCGCAGGGAACGCGGGAATATATCCAGGTGCTTTATCGCGAGTACCTCGGCAGCGACCTGACCGAGCCGGCCTATGGGCCGATCGAGTTCGAGCTGCGCAGCGTGCAGATGGTCGGGGCGTCGCTGACCGGGACGGTCATGGTCAAAAACCTGCAGAACAAGCGGTTTCCGCGGCTGACCAGGAATTACGACTATATCCAGTTTCCGAGCCTGCTGCCGTGACACGCGCCGATTTCCTCGCGCCCTTGATCGGCGAGCCGTGGGCCTGGCAGTCCCGCAACTGCTGGGATTTCGCCTGCCATGTGCAGCGCGAGCTGTTCGGCCGCGAGCTGCCACAAATCGCGGTGCCGGCGGATTTCAGCAGGCGTTGGGTGCTCGAGGAGTTCGCCGGCCATCCGGAGCGCGCTCGCTGGCGCCAGGTGGCGGACGGTCCCGGCGGCCTGGTGATGGCCGCTGACGGCGCGCTGGTGCTGATGGCCCATGCGCGATTTCCCGCGCATATCGGCGTCTGGCTGCGCCAGGAGGGCCGGGTGATCCATTGCGACGGCAAGGCGGGCGTGGCCTGCGAAACCGTCCTGGCGCTGCGCCAGGTGGGTTGGAAAAGCCTCATGTTCTTCGAGCCGGTGACATGCACGGATCTGTGAAGCGATTGCCCAAGCCGCCGGCGAGCTCGCCGGCGCGTCCGCGAGCTCGTCGCGAGCGGCGGAGCGACGCCGCGCGCCAGCCGGTGCTGCATCTGGTGATGCCCGGCCTCGAGGTCGGCCGCGCCGAGCCGCGCCCGCGGGAGACCGTCACGGCTTTCCTGCGGCGTACAGGCTGGGCCGTGCGCGATCGGGAATTCGGCTGGCAGTTCAAGAAAGGCCTGCCGACCGTCCTCGAGATCAACGGCGAGGCCGTGCTGCGCAGGGATTGGCGGTCGCGCCGCATCGGACCGGCCGACGCGGTTCGCTTCATGTCCTATCCGCTCGGCGGCGGCCAGGGCGGCGGCAACGCGGTCAAGCAGGTCATCGGGCTGGTCGCGCTGGTTGCTGTCTCGGCCTTCGCAATCTGGGCAGGTCCGGCGCTGTTTGGGGCCGGCACGTTTGGCGCACTCGCGACGACCGCTGGGATCGGTATCGGCGGCTCGCTGCTGGTTAACGCCCTGGTCGCGCCAAAGGCCGGCGCGACCAATACGCCGACCGCAACACAGGATCAGATCTATTCGGTCGCAGCGCAGGGCAACGTCGCCAAGCTCGGCCAGCCCTTGCCGGTCTGGTATGGCCGCGTGAAGGACTATCCGGATTTCGCCGCGACGCCCTGGGGCGAGTTCGTGGCCAACGATCAATACCTCAACGTCCTGCTGTCACCGACCATGGGCAGCATGCAATACGAGGCGGTCTATGTTGACGATACCGTGTTCTGGGACGCGACTAATGGGATCGCTGCGGCGTTCACCGACGCGCAGATCGCCTTTTATGAGCCCGGCAGCCCGGTCACGCTGTTCCCGACCAACGTCGATCAGTCCGCCGAGGTCAGCGGCCAGCAGCTGCCATCGGGGACCGGGACGTCAGGCGGCCAGTATGATGCGAACGGCAACCCGTTCGGCGCCTCGGCGCGGTCTCCCGGCGCCTGGATCGGGCCGTTCGCGGCAAATCCTGCGGGCACGCTGGCGCAATCGCTGGCCGTCGATTTCGTCTTTGCGGCTGGCTGCTACACGGTCAACGGCAAGGATGGCTCTATCGGCTATTCAAACGTCGGCCTGACCGCGGAATATGCGACCTGCGACAACGCCGGCGCGCAGACCGGACCGTTCAACCCGCTGTTTTCGATCGTGCGGCAGTATGGCTCGCAGGCGCCGGTCCGCGACAGCGTCAAGGTCGACGTTGCGCCTGGCCGGTATCTGGTCCGCTTTCGCCGCGAGGACGCCGAGCTGTCCGGGACCGGCGGCAGTAACTCCGTGCTCTGGGCAGGCCTGCGCTCGTTCCTGAAAGGAAACAATTCATTTCCCGACGTCTCGACGATCGCGATCCGGTTGAAGGCGTCGCAGTCGACGCAGGGCGCCTATAAGTTCGGCGTGCTGGGCACCCGCAAGCTGCCGGTCTGGAATGGTGCGGCCTTCGTCACGCAGGCGACGCGCAACCCGGCATGGGCATTCCTCGATGCGGTGACGAGCGGGCAATACGGATCTGGGTTGTCGATCGCCAAGGTCGACTTTAACGCCGTCGTGAATCACGCCGCTGGCTGCGCTGCGCGCGGCGACACGTTCGATTATCGGTTTACGACGGCTGTCGCCGTGCCGGACGCGCTGAACAAGATCCTGGCGCCGTCTCGAGCGCAGCATTTCTGGCTTGGCGATACCGTCTCGATCGTCCGCGACGAATGGCGCGACGTTCCGACCATGCTGCTGACCGATCGTGAGATCGTTCGGGATTCGATGCAGGTCAGTTTCACCATGCTCGGCGAGGAAGATCCTGACGCCGTCGTGGTCGAGTATGTCGACGAGGGCACCTGGCGGCCGGCGCAGGTCCAATATCCGCCCGACAGCGACACATTCACGTCGGTCAATGCGGAGACCAAACGCGTCGACGGCATCGTCAACCGCGACCAGGCGTTTCGGGAATGCGCGTTCTATTACCTGCAATCGATCTATCGGCGGGAAAACGTCGCGCTCGGCTCTGAATACGAGGGCAGGGCGATCACGCGCGGATCTGTCGTCAGGGTTCAATCCGATCTGCCGGAGACCTATGGCTACGGCGGCGCCGTCGTCGGCGTCGCCGGCGCGACGCTGACGCTCAACCCGGCGCCGGTCTGGGACAGCGGGCCGTTCTATATGCGCCTGCGGAAGCCGAACGGGAAATTCTTTGGCCCGGTACTGTGCAGCCGCGGCGTCGACGATCGGCACGCCGTTCTTGATGCCGCCGGCCTGGCTGCGGCCGAGGTGGCGCAGGCGACGACGCTGGCGGCCGTCCTGGCCCGCGAGGACGGCGCCGAATACCCGTCGTTTGACCTTGGCACGGGCGTAAGCCAATCGCGCCTTTGCGTGGTCCTGGACGGCTCGCCGAACGGCGACCAGTTCACGCTCAACATGGTGGTTGATGACCAGCGGGTTCATGCGACGGATCTCGGCAACCCGCCGGTGCTGCCGAGCGCGCAGTATCCGTCAAACGACAAGGTTCCGCTGGTCTTTGGGCTCAATGCCTACATCAGCCAGGGCACGGCCGAGCCGCGGCTGTTCGCGAGCTGGTTCCCGACCGCTGGCGCGATCTACTACGTCGCCGGCGTCTCCTATGACGAGGGCAAGAATTGGACGCAGGTCTATGAGGCGGCCGAAAACCAGTTCGATACGGTCGTCAGCCTGGCCGCGGTGCGTCTGCGCGTCCAGGCGGTCAACGCGACCATGCGCGGCGCCTATTCGACCGTCGACCTCGAGGCGCCGACCGTCAAGCTGTCGCCCGGATTGGTCACGCTCGAGTCGTTCAACGCGGCGCTGAAAAAGCAGGTCACGGAAGTCGAGGACCAGAACAACGACGAGATCAATACCGCGCTGGCAGCGATCGCTGCGAGCGCAGCCAACCAGGACGCGCGCAACTGGCTCGACAAAAAGTCCATCAAGTCGGAAATGTCAGCCCGCGTCGGCGCGGCGTTTGCGCAGATCGCCACGGTCCAGACCGTTGCGGTCAATGCGCAGCAGGCCGTCGCGGATCTCAGCACGTCGGTTACGGCGCAATTCGGTGACGTCAATGCGTCAATTAACGAGCAGTCGACGGCGATCGCGCAGCTCGACGGATATGCCGCCGCGGCCTGGTCGCTGACGACCAACGTCAACGGCTACATTGCCGGCATCCAGCTGGTGAATGGCGGGTCCGGGATCTCCGCGTTCACCGTCCTCGCTAACAAATTCCAGATCCAGCTACCGGGCTACAACGGCGATTTGCCGAAGGCGGTCTTTACGGTTGGCACCATCGGCGGCGTCGCCTCGATCGGCATCACGGCGAATATGTATCTCGACGGCGTCCTGACCGCCCGTATGATGAATGTCGGCGTATTGAGCGCGATCACGGCCAACGTCGGCACGCTGACGGCGGGCGTCATCCAAAGCACATCGGGTCTGATGGTCATAAACCTGACCGGCGGCACCATCACGATCTCCGACTCGTGACCAAGCGCATCTATATCGCTGCGGATCGCGTCACGGTTTCCAAGCCGGGCTATGACGCCGAAAACCCGCCGGCCGTCGACTACAAATATTTGTCGCTGGATTCGCGTTTGAACCAGGGGCGGCCGCTCGAGGTCGGCCTGTTTCCGAGCAATGTGTTTGGCAGCGGCAAGGTCTTTTACTCGACGACCTATCCGCATCCGCCGGCCGTCGACATCGTCGCCTATAGCATCCCGTCCGCTGGCGTTGCGTTGTACTCAAAGGCGATGGTTTGCCGGGATGCGAATTCGAGCATTGCTTATCAGCGCTCGAGCTGGGTGCCGATCCTATACACGGACGGGTTTCTGATTTCTGACGACTGGCGATATCGGCGCTCGCGCATCATGGGGACGGGCGTCAACCTCTACTATATCGCCTGGCAGGTCTGGTGAGATGCCCCGGCGCTTTCACGCGGGCTACAATTCGTTCCTTGGTGCCTACGGCGTGTGGCTATCGCGGCCAGGCGTCGACGTGCTGGCGACCGCTAGCAACTCCGACTTTCTGCTGCGGTCGGAAACCAAGAATGACCAGATCGTCATGTCGGGGTCGATCTATCTGCCGATCGGCAGCGGCGACCAGAACATCCCTTATCCGGCGACGTTCACGAGAACGCCCTATGTGTGGTTCGAGGCATACATCGACAGCGGCGTGGTCGCGTATCCCTACAATCTCGGCATGGCGGCGCGCGACATCACGGTCAGCGGCGTGCTGACCTATGAGGTCGGCATGGGCCTGACGTTCTGGAACAACAAGATCACGCTGAACAACAGCAGCTCCGATTATAATTTCTACGTGGATTACATGATCTTCCACCGCAGCCTTGGTCTCTGATGGTCAAGCGGGTTTTGATCCAGTCCGGCGCCGGCGCCGCAATGAGCGTGAGCCTGCCGGGCGTCGACGTGACCACGGCGAACATCGACCAGATGGTTTTCGATTCGCGCTGGTCGGGTCATCAGTTCTACGCCTCGGGCATACTCGACAGCTCGCAGGACTCGGTCGCGACGTTTTTCTTTCCATCGACGCTCGACGCCGTTCCGTTCCTGGCGGCCTACACGGACACGAACATCACGCTCGCGCCTGGGAGCCAGTATCTGGGCTTTACAAATTTTCGGGGCAACAACTCCGACTATTGGGTTTACGCGCAGGTCACGACCTCGTCGCTGCAGTTCCGGTTCAAATTCGGCAACCAGGTCGGCCGCCTTTACTTCGCACTTTTCAGGAGGATCGCAGGATGACGGGGGTAACGCTCGACGGGGCATGGGCTGTTGCCGGCTATCTGCCGCCTGGTGGCAGCGCGCAGGCTGCCGCAGGAGGCGCGGAGACGGCCGCGCTCGAGGAGCCGGCAGCCGCCAGCAGGCCCAAGGTGATTGTCCGGCACGACGGCAACGGCGTGATTACGGCCGTCACGCTGCAGGTCGAGATGGGGATGGAAACGCTGTCCGAGAAGTATGCAGAGATGGGCATCCCGCACATTCTCTATGACGGCGAGGTCGATATCGCCAACGCCTGGGTGAAGAACGGCGAGGTTGTGCCGAAACTCGACGTCGAGATCTCCGGCGAGCTCCGCACGGTCAAGGCGGACGGCGAGGATCTGCTCCAGCTGACGGTTTCGCCGGCAGAGTTCGATGCGACCGTCGCGCTCGACGGCGTCATGGTGCATTTCGAGCATGTGACCGATGGAATGCTCTCGTTCGCGGTCGATCATCCGGGCATCTATGCGATTTTCATCGCGCCGGCGCATCCGTATCGGCTCAAGCGTCTAGACGTCGAGGCGGTTGCGCCATGAGGGTGAGTGTCATCGAGGTCAAGCGGAAGCGCGTCGAGGCAATCGTCAACGAGCGCTACATGGTCGACGGTCACGATATCGCGCACGATCGCAAGCGGGCGCTGGCTGCCGCTGTTGCTGCCGGCGGCGAGCCATCGGCCGAGTTCACGGCGGCGGCGGCCGTCGAGGGCGTCACGCCGCAGGCGCTGGCGCAGACGATCCTCGCCAAGCCGGACGAGCTGATGACCAAAGAGAACAAGCGGCGATCGATGGTCGTTCGGACGCGCGCGGCCAAGACGGTCGCCGAGCTCCAGGCGATCCAGGCCGAGGCCGACGCGGCGGCGGCGCCGGCGCCGACGTCTCGCATCTTTTTGCAGGAAGGACCGTAGTCAATGACCGCGCTCTCGAGCTATTCGACCGGTACGATCTCTGTCGCGGCAAACGGGACGGCCGTCACGGGTGTCGGGACAATCTGGTCCGGCACCAATGTTCGGCCTGGCGACATCCTGCAGATCGGCAATTTTCAGACGATCATCGCTGACGTCACCGACCCGACGCATCTCGTGATTCCGCCATGGGGCGGCGGCGCACAGGCCGGCGTCGCCTATGTCATCTGGAAAGCCTCGTCTCAGCGCATCGCCGGCGCGCAGGTGATCGGTGACGTTTCAAATCTGATCGCGGCGCTGAACACGTCGGGTTTCTTTTGGTTCGTCGACGCGTCACTCGCCGCGCCCGATCCTTCGCTCGGCTCGGACGGTCAGTATGCGCTGCAGCCGACGACCGGGAAAATGTGGTTTCATAGCGCGGGCGCCTGGTCCTATCTCGGCATCTACAGGGGTTTCAGCTTTCGCGGGGTTTACGACAACGCCGCGACCTATTCGGTCGGCGATGTGCAGACGACTGCAGGAACGTCCTATGTCTGGATCAACCCTGCGCCGGGATCGGGGCATCCGGCGCCGGACGCGACATACTGGCAGGTCCTGGCTTCCAAGGGTGACAAGGGCGATACCGGCGCCGTGCCGTGGAGCAGCGCGACGGCTTGGGCAACGGGCACGAATTACGTAGCCGCGCCGCCGGCCTCGATCGTGGTGCATCCGATCAACAAAAACCTTTATCAGTGCATCGTCCCGCATCTGTCGGGGAATTTCGCAACCGATCTGGCGGCCGGAAAATGGCTGCTACTCGCTCAGAGCGCAACCGAGGCGACGAGCGCGACCGCGCTGGCGATCGGTAGCCCGGGAACGAAAGTGTTCTCAGCGGTCACAGGGTTTGCGTATC of the Bradyrhizobium quebecense genome contains:
- a CDS encoding phage tail assembly chaperone → MRAFAERSFLLSSRAGDAGETYRQVLEGLVLRTRDPERRAEREAILTVPPIPRALSYLWRIYDRLRRRKGGNGFALSPIEWQDIDAFLRRTQTDLAPWELEILEMLDDLYLVDYSKLQTEE
- a CDS encoding DUF1833 family protein; this translates as MPTHNEALLEAYASCPPSARIYYTLELWQSSFDQPARVVANVGDDMAFGLEAGAPRNAGETVTFIACPFQAGYPEQKEGQPPSTTIKIDNVNRELVPKIRAAQGTREYIQVLYREYLGSDLTEPAYGPIEFELRSVQMVGASLTGTVMVKNLQNKRFPRLTRNYDYIQFPSLLP
- a CDS encoding host specificity factor TipJ family phage tail protein, giving the protein MHGSVKRLPKPPASSPARPRARRERRSDAARQPVLHLVMPGLEVGRAEPRPRETVTAFLRRTGWAVRDREFGWQFKKGLPTVLEINGEAVLRRDWRSRRIGPADAVRFMSYPLGGGQGGGNAVKQVIGLVALVAVSAFAIWAGPALFGAGTFGALATTAGIGIGGSLLVNALVAPKAGATNTPTATQDQIYSVAAQGNVAKLGQPLPVWYGRVKDYPDFAATPWGEFVANDQYLNVLLSPTMGSMQYEAVYVDDTVFWDATNGIAAAFTDAQIAFYEPGSPVTLFPTNVDQSAEVSGQQLPSGTGTSGGQYDANGNPFGASARSPGAWIGPFAANPAGTLAQSLAVDFVFAAGCYTVNGKDGSIGYSNVGLTAEYATCDNAGAQTGPFNPLFSIVRQYGSQAPVRDSVKVDVAPGRYLVRFRREDAELSGTGGSNSVLWAGLRSFLKGNNSFPDVSTIAIRLKASQSTQGAYKFGVLGTRKLPVWNGAAFVTQATRNPAWAFLDAVTSGQYGSGLSIAKVDFNAVVNHAAGCAARGDTFDYRFTTAVAVPDALNKILAPSRAQHFWLGDTVSIVRDEWRDVPTMLLTDREIVRDSMQVSFTMLGEEDPDAVVVEYVDEGTWRPAQVQYPPDSDTFTSVNAETKRVDGIVNRDQAFRECAFYYLQSIYRRENVALGSEYEGRAITRGSVVRVQSDLPETYGYGGAVVGVAGATLTLNPAPVWDSGPFYMRLRKPNGKFFGPVLCSRGVDDRHAVLDAAGLAAAEVAQATTLAAVLAREDGAEYPSFDLGTGVSQSRLCVVLDGSPNGDQFTLNMVVDDQRVHATDLGNPPVLPSAQYPSNDKVPLVFGLNAYISQGTAEPRLFASWFPTAGAIYYVAGVSYDEGKNWTQVYEAAENQFDTVVSLAAVRLRVQAVNATMRGAYSTVDLEAPTVKLSPGLVTLESFNAALKKQVTEVEDQNNDEINTALAAIAASAANQDARNWLDKKSIKSEMSARVGAAFAQIATVQTVAVNAQQAVADLSTSVTAQFGDVNASINEQSTAIAQLDGYAAAAWSLTTNVNGYIAGIQLVNGGSGISAFTVLANKFQIQLPGYNGDLPKAVFTVGTIGGVASIGITANMYLDGVLTARMMNVGVLSAITANVGTLTAGVIQSTSGLMVINLTGGTITISDS